A window of Pedobacter lusitanus contains these coding sequences:
- the aspS gene encoding aspartate--tRNA ligase: MLRTTTCGALKIENLGESVVLCGWVQKSRDLGGMTFIDIRDRYGITQLVFNMDDNAQLCEKARSLGREFVIKATGLVVERSNKNLKIPTGEVEIKITDLEILNASKIPPFLIDDETDGGDDLRMKYRYLDLRRNPVRNNMVLRHRMAQSVRRYLDALDFIEVETPVLIKSTPEGARDFVVPSRMNTGEFYALPQSPQTFKQLLMVSGFDRYFQIVKCFRDEDLRADRQPEFTQIDCEMSFIEQEDILNTFEGLIRTLFKEVKNFDLPEVPRMQYADAMRWYGSDKPDTRFEMRFVELNEIVKGKNFPVFDSAELVIGINAKGCAHYTRKQLDELTDFIKRPQIGATGLIYARHGEDGSIKSSVDKFYAEEDLKQWAEALQTQPGDLMLLMAGTKDKVRKQLSELRLEMGSRLGLRDKNVFSALWVLDFPLLEWDEESERYHAMHHPFTSPKPEDIPMLDTNPGEVRANAYDMVVNGTEIGGGSIRIHDRTLQALMFKHLGFSPEEAQKQFGFLMDAFEFGAPPHGGIAFGFDRLCSIFAGLDSIRDVIAFPKNNSGRDVMIDSPATIDEKQLKELKIKTYL; this comes from the coding sequence ATGTTAAGAACAACAACTTGCGGAGCGCTTAAGATTGAGAATCTGGGCGAGAGCGTAGTTCTGTGCGGTTGGGTACAGAAATCCAGAGATTTGGGAGGAATGACTTTTATTGATATCCGTGATCGTTACGGCATTACCCAATTGGTTTTTAATATGGATGATAATGCTCAGCTTTGTGAAAAAGCCCGTAGTTTAGGTCGCGAGTTTGTGATCAAAGCTACAGGACTGGTTGTTGAGCGTTCCAATAAAAACCTGAAAATCCCAACAGGAGAAGTGGAAATTAAAATCACTGATCTTGAAATATTAAATGCATCAAAAATCCCTCCTTTCTTAATTGATGATGAGACTGACGGAGGTGATGATTTACGGATGAAATATCGTTATCTGGATTTGAGAAGAAACCCGGTAAGGAATAATATGGTTTTGCGTCACAGAATGGCACAATCAGTTAGAAGATACCTGGATGCTTTAGATTTTATTGAAGTGGAAACTCCGGTTCTGATTAAGTCTACTCCTGAAGGCGCAAGGGACTTTGTGGTTCCAAGCCGGATGAATACCGGAGAATTCTATGCTTTACCTCAATCTCCTCAAACCTTTAAGCAATTGCTGATGGTTTCTGGTTTTGACAGATATTTCCAGATCGTAAAATGTTTCAGAGATGAAGATTTACGTGCTGACAGACAACCTGAGTTTACTCAGATTGACTGTGAAATGTCGTTCATTGAACAGGAAGATATCCTGAATACTTTTGAAGGATTGATTCGTACGCTGTTTAAAGAGGTTAAAAACTTCGACTTGCCTGAGGTTCCAAGAATGCAGTATGCGGATGCTATGCGCTGGTATGGTTCTGATAAACCCGATACGCGTTTCGAAATGCGTTTTGTTGAACTGAACGAAATTGTAAAAGGCAAAAACTTCCCTGTATTTGATAGTGCAGAATTAGTTATCGGCATCAATGCAAAAGGGTGTGCGCATTACACACGTAAACAACTGGATGAGTTAACAGACTTCATTAAACGTCCGCAGATCGGAGCTACCGGCCTTATTTATGCAAGACATGGTGAAGATGGTTCTATCAAATCATCTGTAGATAAATTCTATGCTGAAGAAGATCTTAAACAATGGGCTGAAGCTCTTCAGACACAGCCTGGTGATTTAATGTTACTGATGGCAGGAACTAAAGATAAAGTACGTAAACAATTAAGCGAATTACGTCTTGAAATGGGTTCAAGATTAGGATTACGTGATAAAAATGTATTCAGTGCTTTATGGGTACTTGATTTCCCTCTTTTAGAATGGGATGAAGAATCTGAGCGTTATCATGCGATGCACCACCCTTTCACATCTCCTAAACCGGAAGATATCCCTATGCTGGATACCAATCCTGGTGAAGTCAGAGCCAATGCTTATGATATGGTGGTCAATGGAACTGAAATTGGTGGCGGATCTATTCGTATTCATGATCGTACACTGCAGGCATTAATGTTCAAGCATTTAGGTTTCAGTCCTGAAGAGGCTCAAAAACAATTTGGCTTCCTGATGGATGCTTTTGAATTTGGAGCTCCTCCTCATGGCGGTATTGCTTTTGGATTTGACAGACTTTGTTCAATTTTTGCCGGCCTGGACAGCATTCGTGATGTTATTGCTTTTCCTAAAAACAACTCCGGAAGAGATGTCATGATTGACAGTCCTGCAACAATTGATGAGAAGCAGCTTAAAGAACTAAAAATCAAGACTTACTTGTAA
- a CDS encoding TerC family protein yields MEFFSTPEAWISLFTLTVLEIVLGIDNIVFISILSGKLPAHQQKKGRQLGLGLAMITRVLLLLSLSWVMSLTATLFNVGEWISLDNKEWLEKLAISGRDLILILGGMFLIYKSTHEIHLKLEGEEEEEGKVKVHSFAGVIVQILILDIVFSLDSVITAIGMAEHVEIMIAAVIIAVIIMMVSANAISDFVNNHPTVKMLALSFLLLIGVSLLAEGLDQHIPKGYIYFAMAFSVLVELLNLKMKKKSTKPVELRNTAKEEK; encoded by the coding sequence ATGGAATTTTTTAGCACGCCCGAAGCCTGGATCTCATTATTTACCCTCACTGTTTTAGAAATTGTACTGGGCATTGATAATATTGTGTTTATATCCATTCTCTCAGGAAAGCTGCCTGCGCATCAGCAAAAAAAAGGCAGACAGCTGGGGTTGGGGCTTGCGATGATTACCAGGGTACTATTGCTTTTGTCTTTAAGCTGGGTAATGAGTCTTACTGCAACACTTTTCAATGTAGGTGAGTGGATTAGTCTGGACAATAAAGAATGGCTTGAAAAACTGGCTATCTCAGGGAGAGATCTGATCCTGATTCTGGGAGGGATGTTCCTGATCTATAAAAGTACGCACGAGATTCATTTGAAACTGGAAGGTGAAGAAGAAGAAGAAGGGAAGGTTAAAGTGCACTCTTTTGCTGGTGTGATTGTTCAGATACTTATTTTGGATATTGTTTTCTCTTTAGACTCTGTAATTACGGCAATTGGGATGGCAGAGCATGTAGAAATCATGATTGCTGCGGTAATTATTGCTGTAATTATCATGATGGTTTCTGCAAATGCAATCAGTGACTTTGTTAATAATCATCCTACCGTGAAAATGCTGGCCCTTTCGTTCCTGTTGCTAATTGGTGTTTCACTGCTGGCGGAAGGTCTTGATCAGCATATCCCTAAAGGATATATCTATTTTGCGATGGCATTCTCTGTGCTGGTAGAGTTGCTGAATCTGAAAATGAAAAAAAAATCGACCAAACCTGTTGAACTTAGAAATACCGCAAAAGAAGAAAAATAA
- a CDS encoding sigma-54-dependent transcriptional regulator, whose translation MKRILIVDDEINIGLLLSKFLTRNGFSVNTATSGVSAQDYLSKDQYDLVLCDYRLEDTDGKEMLIKIKENYPQTGVIIITGYSDIKLAVELIKLGAYDYITKPLYPDEILNTINKAIDTQIALNDTTAEGARSEVQKTKTSKPVYNQVENFVAGQSQASKELLKQIQLVAPTSYSVILTGESGTGKESVAKAIHLNSPRRDNPFVAMDCGSLTKELAGSEFFGHEKGSFTGALNTKIGHFEMANGGTLFLDEVGNLSYDLQAALLRTVQERKIKRIGSTKEIDLDVRIIVATNENLATAIQRGRFREDLYHRFNEFSINLPPLSMRGKDIMIFAKTFLDFANEELGRNVMGFSKDVEECFLSYNWPGNVRELKNVVRRATLLTESDEIQLKALPLEISTDAKVTAIENTIHRNHEKSRDLKNAASEAEYEAILKVLREVNFNKTKAAKILNIDRKTLYNKMKAINLDT comes from the coding sequence ATGAAAAGAATACTAATAGTAGATGATGAAATCAATATAGGTTTATTACTGTCAAAATTCTTAACCAGAAATGGGTTTAGTGTAAATACTGCGACTAGTGGGGTTTCTGCACAGGACTATCTGAGTAAAGATCAGTATGACCTTGTTTTATGTGATTACAGACTGGAAGATACAGATGGAAAGGAAATGCTCATTAAGATTAAGGAGAATTATCCTCAGACTGGTGTCATTATAATTACTGGTTATTCGGATATCAAACTCGCTGTTGAACTGATTAAACTGGGTGCTTACGATTATATTACGAAGCCTCTGTATCCGGATGAAATTTTAAATACTATAAATAAGGCTATCGACACACAGATAGCATTGAATGATACAACGGCTGAAGGTGCAAGATCTGAAGTGCAGAAAACCAAAACTTCTAAACCAGTCTATAATCAGGTGGAGAATTTTGTTGCAGGACAAAGTCAGGCTTCCAAAGAGTTGTTAAAGCAGATTCAATTGGTTGCGCCAACCTCATACAGTGTAATTCTAACTGGCGAAAGTGGCACAGGAAAAGAATCTGTGGCAAAAGCCATTCATTTAAACAGTCCGAGGAGGGATAATCCATTTGTGGCGATGGATTGTGGTTCTTTAACTAAAGAACTGGCAGGAAGTGAGTTTTTCGGACACGAAAAAGGATCATTTACCGGAGCTTTGAATACAAAAATCGGTCATTTTGAAATGGCTAATGGTGGAACGCTTTTTCTGGACGAAGTAGGAAATTTATCTTATGATTTACAGGCCGCACTGTTAAGGACTGTTCAGGAGAGGAAGATCAAACGTATAGGCAGCACTAAAGAAATTGATCTCGATGTCAGAATTATTGTTGCAACCAATGAAAATCTGGCTACAGCTATACAGAGAGGTCGATTCAGAGAGGATTTATATCACCGTTTTAATGAGTTCTCCATTAATCTTCCTCCATTGAGCATGAGAGGAAAAGATATTATGATTTTCGCCAAAACCTTTCTTGACTTCGCTAACGAAGAACTGGGTAGAAATGTAATGGGTTTTTCTAAAGATGTAGAGGAGTGTTTTTTGAGCTATAACTGGCCTGGAAATGTCAGAGAGCTAAAGAATGTGGTACGCAGGGCAACATTATTGACTGAATCTGACGAAATACAATTAAAAGCCCTTCCGCTTGAAATTTCTACTGATGCAAAAGTTACTGCCATAGAGAATACTATTCACCGGAATCATGAGAAATCAAGGGACTTAAAAAATGCGGCTTCCGAAGCTGAGTATGAAGCTATACTTAAAGTCCTTCGTGAGGTAAACTTTAATAAAACAAAAGCTGCAAAAATCTTAAATATAGATAGAAAAACCCTTTACAATAAGATGAAGGCTATAAATCTGGATACCTAA
- a CDS encoding YtxH domain-containing protein, whose protein sequence is MNDNSKVLIGLLTGLAAGAALGLLFAPEKGSETRDRLNQSLKELGDALKERAADEIDHLTGLKDKVVNSVKSKLHEAEEEFVDDTEHA, encoded by the coding sequence ATGAACGATAACTCAAAAGTATTAATTGGATTATTAACGGGTCTGGCTGCTGGTGCAGCATTGGGATTGTTGTTTGCACCCGAAAAAGGAAGTGAGACTCGTGACAGATTAAATCAGTCTTTAAAAGAACTGGGAGATGCGTTAAAAGAAAGAGCTGCTGATGAAATCGATCACTTAACCGGCTTGAAAGATAAAGTTGTAAATTCTGTAAAAAGTAAACTACACGAAGCCGAAGAAGAATTTGTAGACGACACTGAGCACGCTTAA
- a CDS encoding RNA polymerase sigma factor yields MEAAYIDKNIDLVNACRKGSRTAQFELYKLYERAMYSAALRIVNHEAEAEDVVQEAFLDAFMRIGDFRGDTTFGLWLKQIIVNKSINCLRKRKMEFTSLDGVEVPEEDAVDPEELEWRVEEVKAAVRGLADGYRVVLTLYLFEGYDHEEISHILKISEVTSRSQLMRAKTKLRNILEKKGARDEY; encoded by the coding sequence TTGGAAGCAGCTTACATCGACAAAAATATTGATCTGGTTAATGCTTGCCGTAAGGGAAGCCGGACAGCACAATTTGAATTATACAAATTGTATGAGAGAGCTATGTACAGTGCGGCCCTTCGGATTGTTAATCACGAGGCCGAAGCCGAAGATGTGGTGCAGGAAGCTTTTCTGGATGCATTTATGCGAATTGGCGATTTTAGAGGAGATACAACTTTTGGCCTGTGGTTAAAACAGATTATCGTTAACAAATCGATTAATTGTCTGCGGAAAAGAAAGATGGAATTTACAAGTCTGGACGGCGTAGAGGTTCCTGAAGAAGATGCTGTGGATCCGGAAGAGCTGGAATGGAGAGTGGAAGAAGTGAAGGCAGCAGTAAGAGGACTGGCAGATGGCTATAGAGTAGTACTTACTTTATACTTGTTTGAAGGCTATGATCACGAAGAGATTTCACATATTCTTAAAATCTCGGAAGTCACTTCCAGATCACAATTAATGAGAGCAAAAACGAAATTGAGAAATATATTAGAAAAGAAAGGAGCAAGAGATGAGTACTAA
- a CDS encoding cobalamin B12-binding domain-containing protein — MSKTLNRPIRILVAKVGLDGHDRGAKVIATSLRDAGMEVIYTGLRQTPEMVVNTALQEDVDAIGVSILSGAHMTVFPKIIEFMKQKQLNNVLLTGGGIIPEADMDKLKEIGVGELFAPGTTMVTIVDYIRNWANEHRNF; from the coding sequence ATGAGCAAAACATTAAATCGGCCTATTCGTATTTTAGTAGCCAAAGTAGGCCTGGACGGACACGATCGTGGAGCAAAAGTGATTGCAACATCCTTAAGGGATGCAGGTATGGAAGTGATTTATACGGGTTTACGACAAACTCCTGAGATGGTGGTTAATACTGCATTACAGGAAGATGTGGATGCGATAGGTGTTTCTATTTTATCAGGAGCGCACATGACTGTGTTTCCTAAAATTATTGAGTTCATGAAACAAAAACAGTTAAACAACGTATTATTAACTGGTGGGGGGATAATTCCTGAGGCTGATATGGACAAGCTAAAGGAAATCGGAGTGGGCGAATTGTTTGCACCGGGAACAACTATGGTTACTATAGTGGATTATATCCGCAATTGGGCTAATGAACACAGAAACTTTTAA
- a CDS encoding glutamine--tRNA ligase/YqeY domain fusion protein has protein sequence MSEERSLNFIEEIIENDLNSGKYTTLVTRFPPEPNGYLHIGHAKAICLNFGLTQKYGGYTNLRFDDTNPVTEKTEYVDSQQEDIKWLGFEWKHELYTSDYFDTLYDFAVKLIENGLAYVDHSTADEIATLKGTPTEPGTDSPYRSRSVEENLTLFSSMKAGEFEDGACILRAKIDMSSPNMLMRDPIIYRIKHAEHHRTGNKWCIYPMYDFAHGQSDSIEEITHSICTLEYVSHRELYDWFIAQLGIFPSHQYEFARLNLTYTVMSKRKLLQLVNEGVVTGWDDPRMPTISGLRRRGYTPESIREFCERIGIAKRENLIELSLLEFCIREHLNKTANRVMAVLDPIKLVITNYPEGKEEILIGENNPEAEDKGGIREIPFSNKLWIEREDFMEEPAKKWFRLAPGAMVRLKNAYIVKCEDFKKDSDGNVTEIHCTYIPESKSGEDTSEIHVKGTIHWVSTKHAKTAEIRVYDRLFSVESPDSEEGDFKDYLHPDSIKIIKEAYIEPYLAGADLESRYQFIRKGYYCLDKDSTADHLVFNQTVGLKDAWAKAKK, from the coding sequence ATGAGTGAGGAAAGATCATTGAACTTTATTGAAGAGATCATTGAAAACGATTTAAACAGTGGAAAGTATACAACTTTAGTTACACGTTTTCCACCTGAACCTAATGGATATTTACATATCGGACATGCTAAGGCAATTTGTCTGAACTTTGGTTTAACCCAGAAATATGGTGGTTATACCAATCTGAGATTTGATGATACAAATCCTGTGACGGAAAAAACTGAATATGTAGACAGTCAGCAGGAAGATATTAAATGGCTTGGTTTTGAATGGAAACATGAATTATATACTTCAGATTATTTTGATACCCTATATGATTTTGCTGTTAAGCTAATAGAAAATGGCCTTGCTTATGTAGATCATAGTACTGCCGATGAAATTGCTACACTGAAAGGAACACCAACAGAACCGGGAACTGACAGTCCATACCGCAGCCGCAGTGTTGAAGAAAACTTAACTCTGTTCAGCAGTATGAAAGCTGGTGAATTTGAAGATGGAGCTTGTATTCTGCGTGCAAAAATTGATATGTCAAGCCCTAATATGCTGATGCGTGATCCGATTATCTACCGTATCAAACATGCTGAACATCACCGTACAGGAAACAAATGGTGTATCTATCCAATGTATGATTTTGCACATGGTCAGAGTGATAGTATTGAGGAGATTACGCATTCTATCTGTACACTGGAATATGTTTCTCACCGTGAACTATATGACTGGTTTATTGCCCAGCTTGGTATTTTCCCTTCACACCAGTATGAATTTGCACGTTTAAACCTTACCTATACGGTAATGAGTAAACGTAAACTCTTACAATTGGTGAATGAAGGTGTAGTAACCGGATGGGACGATCCGCGTATGCCTACAATCAGCGGATTGAGAAGAAGGGGTTATACTCCTGAAAGTATCCGTGAATTCTGTGAAAGAATTGGTATTGCAAAAAGAGAAAACCTGATTGAACTAAGTCTGCTTGAATTCTGTATTCGTGAGCATTTAAATAAAACCGCCAATCGTGTAATGGCGGTGCTGGATCCTATTAAATTGGTTATTACGAATTACCCTGAGGGAAAAGAAGAGATTCTGATAGGAGAAAACAACCCTGAGGCTGAGGATAAAGGTGGCATAAGAGAAATTCCGTTCAGTAATAAACTTTGGATTGAACGTGAAGATTTTATGGAAGAACCTGCAAAAAAATGGTTCAGACTTGCACCTGGCGCAATGGTAAGATTAAAGAACGCTTATATTGTAAAATGTGAAGATTTCAAGAAAGATTCCGATGGAAATGTTACTGAAATCCATTGTACCTATATTCCTGAGTCTAAAAGCGGCGAAGACACTAGTGAAATCCACGTTAAAGGAACTATTCACTGGGTAAGCACTAAACATGCTAAAACTGCCGAGATCAGAGTTTATGATCGTTTATTCTCTGTGGAGTCTCCTGACAGTGAAGAAGGTGACTTTAAGGATTATCTGCACCCTGACAGTATAAAAATAATTAAAGAGGCATATATAGAGCCTTATCTGGCAGGTGCTGATCTTGAATCAAGATATCAGTTTATCCGCAAAGGATATTACTGTCTGGATAAAGATTCAACCGCTGATCACCTGGTTTTCAATCAGACTGTAGGTTTGAAAGATGCCTGGGCGAAAGCAAAAAAATAA
- a CDS encoding enoyl-CoA hydratase/isomerase family protein, which yields MSYQNILSEVKANILYVTINRESKLNALNKDTLTELADVIAYAARTEEVRGVLLTGAGEKAFVAGADISEFSSYNTEQGEALARNGQTNVFDAIENSKKPFVAAINGFALGGGLELAMACHIRVAADTAKMGLPEVTLGLIPGYGGTQRLTRLVGKGRATEMITTADMITADRAEKIGLVNHVVPLAELIGKSEEILNKIKQRAPLAIAAAIKSVNAAVNEDVNGFEVEIEEFGKCFGTQDFKEGVSAFLEKRLADFKGR from the coding sequence ATGAGTTATCAGAATATACTATCAGAGGTTAAAGCGAATATACTTTATGTAACCATTAACCGGGAATCAAAATTAAATGCCCTTAATAAAGATACGCTGACCGAACTGGCAGATGTAATTGCTTATGCTGCAAGAACTGAAGAAGTGAGAGGTGTCCTTTTAACGGGAGCAGGTGAAAAGGCTTTTGTAGCCGGCGCTGATATTTCTGAGTTTTCTTCTTATAATACAGAACAGGGCGAAGCTCTTGCCAGAAATGGTCAGACCAATGTTTTTGATGCAATAGAGAATAGTAAAAAGCCATTTGTTGCTGCAATTAATGGATTCGCTTTAGGGGGAGGTTTAGAGCTTGCCATGGCATGTCATATACGTGTGGCTGCTGATACTGCAAAAATGGGACTGCCAGAAGTTACTTTGGGTCTGATCCCTGGTTATGGGGGGACACAAAGACTAACCCGGCTTGTTGGTAAAGGAAGAGCTACAGAAATGATAACTACTGCAGATATGATAACTGCAGACAGAGCAGAGAAGATCGGACTTGTAAATCATGTAGTGCCTCTGGCAGAATTGATAGGAAAGTCTGAAGAGATTCTGAACAAAATAAAACAGCGCGCGCCTCTTGCAATCGCTGCTGCAATAAAATCAGTGAATGCAGCTGTAAATGAGGATGTAAATGGTTTTGAAGTCGAAATAGAAGAGTTTGGTAAATGTTTTGGTACACAAGACTTCAAAGAGGGCGTTAGCGCCTTTCTTGAAAAACGCCTGGCAGATTTTAAAGGACGTTAA
- a CDS encoding N-acetylmuramoyl-L-alanine amidase, translating to MRQIPLSKNILLLSIPLVFLAACSANKYAATNKIYKNQAKEFGNILTAMPPVNQNIETIPADQQSFVGSVNFGIRKPNFIIIHHTAMTSTEGTIRAFIKKETQTSAHYIVGRDGKVVQMVNDYLRANHAGVAKWGNEYDLNSCSLGIELDNNGNEPYSDAQMNSLLSLLTSLKKKYNIPTSNIIGHSDIAPKRKQDPNKFPWKVLADKGFGLWYDTVLQIPPVEFDPAIALRIIGYDISNLPAAIVAFKRHFVQIDISPVLTDGDKMILFNLYKKY from the coding sequence ATGAGACAAATCCCTTTAAGTAAAAATATTTTACTGTTGAGTATCCCTCTGGTTTTCCTTGCTGCCTGTTCGGCTAATAAATATGCGGCAACAAATAAAATATATAAGAATCAGGCTAAGGAATTCGGTAATATCCTGACGGCGATGCCTCCGGTTAACCAGAATATTGAGACGATTCCTGCCGATCAGCAGTCTTTTGTTGGTTCTGTGAATTTTGGTATCCGTAAACCTAACTTTATTATTATCCATCATACTGCGATGACCTCAACAGAAGGGACGATCCGGGCTTTTATTAAGAAAGAAACGCAAACCAGTGCTCACTATATTGTTGGAAGAGATGGCAAAGTAGTTCAGATGGTTAATGACTATCTGCGGGCAAATCATGCTGGTGTGGCCAAATGGGGTAATGAATACGATCTGAACTCCTGTTCTCTGGGAATTGAGCTGGATAATAATGGTAATGAGCCTTATTCTGATGCGCAAATGAATAGTTTGTTATCCCTGCTGACCTCACTCAAGAAAAAATATAATATTCCAACCTCTAATATTATAGGGCATTCTGATATTGCGCCTAAACGTAAACAGGACCCGAATAAATTTCCATGGAAAGTTCTTGCCGATAAAGGTTTTGGATTATGGTATGATACTGTTTTGCAAATTCCTCCTGTAGAATTTGACCCGGCAATCGCCCTGCGTATTATTGGTTATGATATCAGCAATCTGCCAGCTGCTATAGTTGCCTTTAAGCGTCATTTTGTGCAGATAGATATCAGCCCCGTACTTACAGACGGAGATAAAATGATTTTATTCAATCTCTACAAGAAATACTAA
- a CDS encoding dipeptidyl-peptidase 3 family protein, whose protein sequence is MNKTTKAALFLAGCSIIAGLGACTGTSGSKTATTTTEKPSAVKDSLQEYVHKRLDIYETVKLTTNLNALTANERKILPLLIQAAQIMDELFWKQAYPQRDSLMAGLKDEKTKEFVRINYGPWDRLNGDKPFIAGIGSKPEGASFYPAGMTKADLDKSGLKDKFNAYSVIQKDSTGKLISVPYHVLFAPELQRASSLLKQAALMTEDAGFKKYLNLRADALMNDNFNASDYAWLDMKTNILDIIIGPIENYEDKMFNARTSYEAYVLVKDKVWSKRLAKYVSMLPELQKGLPVAEKYKKEKPGTDSELNAYDVVYYAGDCNSGSKTIAVNLPNDEVIQQKKGTRRSQLKNAMKAKFDKILVPIAAELIDKDQQQYINFDSFFANVMFHEVAHGLGIKNTVTGKGFVKEALKEQSGWLEEGKADILGLYMVTGLLKKGELTGDIKTYYTTFMAGLLRSVRFGASSAHGKANMQCFNFFKEKGAFVRTTNGTYKVDFAKFQTAMNDLSNVILTLQGNGDRAAVEKVQNTYAVISPELQSDLDRLSKKGIPVDVIFEQGVDVLGVK, encoded by the coding sequence ATGAACAAAACTACCAAAGCAGCCTTATTTTTAGCAGGATGCTCGATCATTGCAGGTTTAGGAGCCTGTACTGGTACATCGGGGAGCAAGACAGCTACAACAACAACAGAAAAGCCAAGCGCAGTCAAAGACAGTCTGCAGGAATATGTCCACAAAAGACTGGATATTTATGAAACAGTTAAGTTAACAACCAATCTGAATGCATTAACTGCAAATGAGCGTAAAATACTGCCTCTACTGATACAAGCTGCACAGATTATGGATGAATTGTTCTGGAAGCAGGCATATCCGCAAAGGGATAGTCTGATGGCAGGATTGAAGGACGAAAAAACCAAAGAGTTTGTAAGAATAAATTATGGCCCGTGGGACAGGCTGAATGGCGACAAACCATTTATCGCGGGTATAGGCAGTAAACCAGAAGGAGCTTCATTTTATCCTGCCGGTATGACCAAAGCTGATCTGGATAAATCCGGCTTAAAGGATAAATTCAATGCTTATTCTGTTATTCAAAAGGATTCTACAGGCAAACTGATCAGCGTTCCTTATCATGTATTATTTGCACCTGAACTTCAAAGAGCTTCAAGTTTATTAAAACAAGCAGCATTAATGACTGAAGATGCAGGCTTTAAAAAGTATCTGAATCTTAGAGCTGATGCGCTGATGAACGATAATTTTAATGCAAGTGACTATGCATGGCTTGATATGAAAACCAATATCCTGGATATTATTATTGGCCCGATAGAAAATTATGAAGACAAAATGTTTAATGCACGTACTTCATATGAGGCTTATGTGCTGGTTAAAGATAAAGTCTGGAGTAAACGCCTGGCAAAATATGTGAGTATGCTTCCTGAATTACAAAAAGGGTTGCCGGTAGCAGAGAAATATAAAAAAGAAAAACCAGGTACAGATTCAGAGTTAAACGCTTATGATGTCGTTTACTATGCGGGTGATTGTAACTCAGGTTCAAAAACTATAGCTGTTAATTTACCAAATGATGAGGTTATCCAACAGAAAAAAGGCACGCGCAGATCACAGTTAAAAAATGCAATGAAAGCCAAATTTGATAAGATTCTGGTTCCTATTGCTGCAGAACTGATTGATAAGGATCAGCAGCAGTATATAAATTTTGATTCATTTTTTGCCAATGTAATGTTCCATGAAGTTGCACATGGATTGGGTATCAAAAATACGGTTACAGGTAAAGGTTTTGTGAAAGAAGCCCTGAAAGAACAATCTGGCTGGCTGGAAGAAGGAAAAGCAGATATCCTGGGTCTTTATATGGTAACCGGCTTATTGAAAAAAGGGGAATTAACCGGTGATATTAAAACATACTATACCACCTTTATGGCTGGTCTGCTTCGTTCAGTAAGATTTGGTGCATCAAGTGCTCATGGTAAAGCAAATATGCAGTGTTTCAATTTTTTCAAAGAGAAAGGCGCTTTTGTAAGAACCACAAATGGAACATATAAAGTAGATTTCGCTAAGTTCCAGACAGCGATGAACGACCTTAGTAATGTAATCCTTACGCTTCAGGGCAATGGAGACAGAGCTGCGGTAGAGAAAGTACAAAATACCTATGCCGTAATCAGTCCTGAATTACAATCAGATTTAGATAGATTAAGCAAAAAAGGAATTCCTGTAGATGTTATTTTTGAACAGGGAGTAGACGTGTTAGGTGTAAAATAA